The DNA region TGCAAAACACTCACACTGCAGTTCAGAGACAgacattcctcctcctttttgtAATATGTCAACACAATATGCTCCTGTCGAGTCAAGCTGTTGGGTATCTTACCCAAGATGTGGTGAACACGGTATGTCCAAGAGGCAGCAAACGCGTACAGGGGCAGTACTGGCACTGGGGAGGACAATAACCATCCCTGAACACTATGCTTGCATCAAACACCTCTAAACTTCACCCTGATGGATTGTGTGACTGCTACGTCACGTTCGGCACCCCCGCAGTATGCTGTGCCAAGTTTTTCCTGGGTGCAAAGCACTCCTCGGAGAGCAGCTGTTCTGGATGAACAGTTATGTTGCAACAGAGTacataaaagagaaaacaccaAGGTGTGAACCTCCACTGATACACTTTCTAAAGCGGATACTCTGTATCTGGCTACCCTCTTATTTAAAGTATACATTTCAACTCTGCATGCGCAATACCGTCACCCTTTCCAACTACCTCCAAGTTTTGcttcttctccctttttgtctgcaaagaaacaaacagagaaGGGAGAGACTTCTCAGAGGTGCACGGAGAAAGGACAAGAGTCCCTGGGCCCAAGCTGGAGCAAGGCAACTTCTGTTTGGATACCAGGCAAAATCTCTTGCCCACAAGAGTGGCACCGCCACGGGACAGGCCCCAGAGAGCTGGCAGATCtccagctgggggggggctttCCACCTTCAGCTGGACACAGCCCCAAACCACCAGGTCAAATTCTGGAGTGGAAACTTGGAGGCAGGGCTGCCGAGACACCTACGCACCTGAATTTTTCTCTGATTCCAagtttgggaaaacaaaaacagtgtTGGTTATGCTCCTTTTTGTGTACGTGATTTAACTGTACACATCTCAAACTCTTTGAGAGCGGCCTTCCAAAATGGTGAAACCACAGTCAAAACTGTTGGCTTTTCTACAGTTGTCCTCAAGAGAACTTTCTGCTTCCATATAGATAGTAAAGCACTTACATGGTCCACATGCTACACTAATGCTCCTCAAGGGATTCAAAGTTGCTCCTAAACCATTTCAGGAGCTGTTTCCTGCTCCGTGGTCATTCAACCATTAAGAATCCCAAAGCAGTATCTTTCATCTTGCACTGGTAGAGAAGCTAAACAAAAATGGTGACAACAGCACAGCTCAATATTAAATTAAGAGTATTTTTGGACACCAAAGATGTAGGTTGGTTGCAAAGGGAAGCTGGCTTGTTATGACTTAAAAACTTCTTTGAGACAAGAGGGCATCTGTTTGCAAGATTTAAGAAGAACTCTAGACATCCAGAGagttattaagaaaaaaaacaaccaaaaatcaTGCAGAcagttaaaactgaaataaaagaaagaagaatatttttctagCTAGTTTGAAATCATTTTGAAACAAGTTTAAATTGTTGAGACAATGTTTAAAGTACCACTGTTAAGAAACATGTTAAGGATCCACATGAATTTTATGTCTGCTTTTGCAGGACTACAAGTCAGACTCCAAAATTATAAACGGGTTGCATGTCTCTGTTTGGAAAATCACTCTCAATGAAAAATTCATAGTTAGCAAACTACTGTTTGGTCCCTTTCTGAAAAGCATGCCGTATACCAAGTGAATAGCCAGACACTTACATCTTACAAGCCTGAGGCCTACGTAACTTGTTTCATAGCATCCTGAGGGTCACTTGCTCTTAGAAATTGTAATTACATCAAGCACTCCGTACAGTGTTCCATGTTCCTGTGGCTGAACCTTTGACTTAAAACTTTTCCCATAGGAATTCTTTTACCATAGACCCTTGGGTGGGGTCTCCCAACAGTGCTCAGCGTTACCTTGAAACTCATGGGAATTTTGCCATTGAAGCCAATGGGGAGGCGGTTAGGACAATATTGAGCgctttggggaatttttttcaaaagtctgATCTTAAGGCTGACTAGACAAGAAACTGCCCAAAGGCAGTTCCCTTCTGATGGCAGATGTGTTGCACAGGGGAGGTCCTTCTAAACACcatgccctgcagcacccagtcTTTGGGGACAAGACACCAGGACAAATGCCTGCATTACATTAAtccacagcagcctgcagaCCACCTTTAGCATACACTGCTGAAACATAAGACATGAGTtactttcaagaaaagaaaccagaagcaaaactgaagcACATACCGTTTATCAAATTTTTATTGGAACCAAGTAGAAAGTCTAGAGAAGCTAACTGGAAAATACTCACATTCCAATAATCTTTCCCTCCGTAGTGGTCATGAAGAAGGTTTTCAGCTCTGTCTAACATCACTGACCTATTAAAAATTGTAAAACTGAGTGCAGTTCCCTTAGGAATAGAATTTACATTATGATGTTTCTTTATACAGTTGCTAGGATAAATGATCTGTTTTGCAAAGGGAGCACAGGGAATGAGGGACAGGCTGCCAGTCTGTTCTGTACAAAGCAAATTGTGACCCATAGCCtgctggggagagaagggaaCTATGCCACTGCGTGTTCTTGCTCTCTTCCTTAATGAATGACACTCTTAATTCTAACAGTTAAACACAAACAAGCCTTAACAGTCCCTCACATAGTCCTCACAGTAGCTGGTGCTGGAGAAACAAGATTGCCAACAGGGAGAGTGATCCAAAGGGGAGAAGCAACCCATGAATGATGCTCAGCCTCGGAGCATGTGAAAGCCTCTTGAAGGAAGCTGGAGTCATGctcacaaaagcaaaatcagagcAGGTGTTTTCCACTTGGGGAATACGATGTCCTACAGTAAAACAACAGATCAAAGAACCTGCAGACTCTACAAAAATGTGCACTAGCAACTACacccaaattttaaaatgaaacttatTCACTAACATGAAAGCAGCCTGTGCTTTTCATAAACACACACAGTTCAGGACTGGATTGTGTACTGGAAACATAACTGCATTACCCAAGCgctaagaagcagaaaaaatttGGGGAGTTTGAAATATCCAAGAGCATAGGGGATGTAGGCTTAGTTTGTGCTCAATATgagcaaacacacagagaaaatggTTCTGCTGAAAGGAGGGGTCAAACTCATTATCTGATTCATTTTCTactaaaatgaaagaaaggaaataacaaaTCAACTTTATCACTGCTGAAAATCAGCTGGACACTTGAATATAGCCtaaaaataatctggaaaaCAGACTagactgtgctgctggagctgcattTAACAGGAAGCTTGGAGGTGAATCAGATTAATAATCTAAAGATGCCAGGAAGATTTGTGTAAGTGACCACACCTGAAGAGTAATAATACAGTACCACGACCATAAAACTGATTGTCCAAAAGGGCAACATGGGAGATCAGAGAGGCTACAGTGACTTGTGCATTGGAGATTTCAGCTATCCCCAGGTAGGCTGGGCAAGTGTCACAGCAAGATGAGACTAAGTAAGTGCAGTTTGAGTACTGTCAAAGACAGTTCCATGAACGAACTGGGCAAGGAGTAGCTCCTGATATCCTCTTGAGCAGCAGCAAGACACAGACCACAATCTCACAGTGGAAGAGCTACTTCATGACAGTGGCCATAAATGTACTCATCTTCGACATCCTACTGGATCAACAATGGCCAAAGGAAACTTACTGCAGTTGCATTCAGTGTCAAAAAGGGGACTatgcaaaaatgcagaagtaGCATCcaagtgaagaaaacaaaaaggttcATACACTCCATGAAGTTAAATAGAAAAAGTCAATAAAGAAAGTCAAAGAAGAAATTGAGCAACAAGAAATAAAGGCCTTCAATCTAATGACAAATCTTCATTCCAATACAAAGACAAAGGCTTAATAAGCACTTAAGAGACAGTAATGTCATGGCAGCAACAGCTACTGGCATTTTTTGTAGCTGTGCACTAGGTGGAAAAGCTGGGAAGATTCACCTGCAAGAATGACATTTTACAGGCAAACTCATCAGAGAACGCATCTCCCAAACCAAAGCGGCCACAGGAAGTGTCCAGCGACAGAACAGCCACACAAAAGGAACCCACAAATGACCAACACCAGGCAGTATTCACCCAATAGCTGTCAAGGAATTCAAGGATGAAGCAGCTGTGCCACTAATTCTGGTATGTGACTTCTTACAACTGCAACACAGCATATGTGATGTCAATTTTCTAAAAACATCCTTGGGGAGGTCTGGGATGCAACATAGTGGCAAACCTGATGTCAGTACTACACAACTTAAGAGCAACTATTATAAAAGCCAGAACTGATGGATATCTAAATCGGAGAAGTATCAACTGGGAGCTCTGAACAATCAGAATAGCCTAAAGACATAAGCACCCATGCAGGTAAGGGAAAGCTCATTGACACTGCCTACCAGGGTTCCCTGACAGCCTTTGTTAAAGGCTTTTAAGAAAACCTAAGCAATGGCACAGGAGAGAAGGCCCTggcacagatttaaaaaaaaaagtttaaagacGGGTAAATATCCAGTTCTCACTGTACAGGGAGGTCACAAGTGGAAGGAATCTGCTTTTCACCATATTCCTAAACAACCTACAAAAGGGTGTGAACTCTGGGGTGACGCAGCTTGTGGATCActttaaatttttcaaaacaggaaagacAAAGGCCAACTGTGAAGTTTTGATGACTGGCCAGTAAAGTGGCAGATGAAATCTAATGTAGGAGTGTACCCggtaaaataaaaaccattaGCTTCATCTGATAACTACAGGGCTTGACGCTCAGGAATGAGGACAGTTTGATGAAAATGACAAGGCAACACTCATCAGAGGTCAAAAAAGGGAATTTGTAGATCAGGAAttaccagaaaaagaaaggagcgCTGAACAGATCATGTCATTGTACCACTATGTAATGGGTTTACCTGCACTCAGTGTGCAGGATCCAGCTGAGCTGTAAAGGTTCAGAGAATGGCATTGAGGATGACCAAAGGCATGGAAAGGCTTTCACATGAGAAACAACCAGTGAAGCCAGGACTCTTATCACTGCAGAGGAGACAAGCCAGGAGGAGTAAGACAGATGTAAAATCATGCATGGTATGGAGGTGAATATTGAAGAGCTGTTTGTTCACTGTCTCTTGCACGACATGATGCTAGATGAAACTTGCAAGCAGGAGTTACAAAAGGAGGTAGATTTTCATAGGGCACACAGTTAAGGTGCAAAACCTTTAGGTCTTGTTCCAAGATTTCGTAGATGCTAACAGTGTGCCTGGGGGTTCAAAGGGAGGCTTGCACAGATCCGTGGACTGACTGATAGATGTAAAAGATATGAAGATCGCTTTCAGCAAAGAAGGTCCCTACAACCACAAACGTGAATTCAGGGTGGGACAAGACTCAGGGGAGGCATTACACACACTTGCCCATTTCTTATACTTTTCTGCAGGCATCTGATTTTAGCCACTATTGGATTTCACAGACAAAACTGCACCAACTTTAACAGGAACCAGTAGTTTTAACATGAACTACTGTAGCTGCCCTTACACTGCTGCTACATTCGTACTTCTTCCTACTTGAATCTGACTGCGAAATGTGATCTCATGGATAAGGCACCTTGTCTGCACGCTAGGAATACTTGGGCACTACTCCTAATTTTTCTCTTGATCTTCCTCATGCCAGACCTTTGACAGCTGCCACGACGGAATTAACTGTAGGGCTAAACATGGAGACCTCTATGGCTTATTTAATCCAGTTTTCTGCTGTCACTGGCAAAGACTGTGGTATAACTCCTATAAATAGAAAACCTTCCTGTTAAAAAACAGGACTTtgcttccctgctcccagcgGGAGGTACTACAGATCCCCTTAGGGATACCTTCATCTCATTTTCAATAAAATCATACTGATGTCAAATTTTTGGATGTTTTTGCTCTCATGGCAAAACTGCGCTTCAGCTTAGACCTTCTGTGTTTCTCCTAAGGATTTATTTCCCTGATGTATTCCCAGACAGCGATTATTTCCTCTTCGCTCCTGTACCCCAGTAGCTTTTGCTTTGCTATGatgtcttcagctgttacagGGTCACAATCGACCGGAAACACTTTGCTACTGGGATAATGTAAGCATGCTCCAACTCTCATATAgagctttcctttcctctgatTATCCTAGTGGCATCTGAGAGCAGAAAGACAGAACATGATGCTTGCTTTCTCTAAACCCAGCTCACACTATGGAGGACAGATGTCCCAAGAGACCAGGCACTGCACCTCACGAGAGACGTGGGCTTGGGAAACACTGATGCCACTCTGTTTGTTCCCTCTTGACCCAGCATCAAATGgtaaaggaaggaaaggcaaaCATAGGGTGGGAAGGACATTTAGCTACCCAAGAGAGACGACTAAGGAGCTCAAGGCTATTTCCTCTTAGATTTTAGGACTGCATCATTTAACTTAATTAGGTGCTTCTTACAATGTAAATTCCTTCTGTAATGGTTTTAACGGATTACAGTAACTCAGTGATGAATTGCCACAACAGTCTCTAAGTTCCCCCTGCTCTTCCCACCTGGCAATGGGTTTGTGGGCACGTGATACAACAATAAATAGCAATACAAGGCAACTCACTGTGCTGAAGTGTTCTTCAAAAGGATTGGAGCCACAATAGAGGCAGATCCTTGGACAGACAAACAAGAGACATTTAGGCCCCGTGTCTCCTCATAACCCCAGAACCATCCCCTGAAAGGGAACACAAAGTATTGGTTGGTTCACAGgcttctattttaaattaatgccATATCTGtaatgaaacaaataaacagcACACCCtagaaagatgacagaaaatgtaaataaaccAGCCAGCTCCTTTACACTGTATTTGTGTGAAATAACTTTCTAAAATCAGATCTTCTACTACCAATATGACATTTTATTATCAGTggagttttaaaaacaaagtgaacCCACAGCATCGAGAGATTCAGAGACAACACTTTACAGAACAGACTTGTGCAGTTGTTGTAGAGTAGGCAAATGTCTCACTGAACACAAGTAAAAAGAAGACTGAAAGGACTGCTAGATGTTACCTGTAGTACTCATGTTTGTCTTTGGAGTACATAAGCTGGTCAATGCATGGCCTTTCatctattttttcttcccatgttCCTTCTTTCCATCCTTCTGCGTAGCCTTGTAGGACATAAATCTGCTCAATAAAGGGCCCACCTGACTCtgcacagaaggcaaaacaaagcatttgTGAGCATGAAAAATCATGCAATAAAGGTATGAACAAGCATTACTTGCAGCTAAAAAACTACTTTCTTCCctatgaaaaaggaaaggaagttCTGTGTAAGCTGAAAAGATAAAAGGGTCAGGGGGCGTGACAACCTACTACTCCCACCCAGCTATGCCTGATTTAAGGTGACACACAGAACTGAATCACCATGGAAATGTAAATTCAAAAGCTGGGTAAAACACACCATGAAGCACAAAGGTTTTCAATGCTGTAGGTAGCTGTTATGGGAAGAGTGCCTCCTGACAAGTACAAGCCCTCCTTCCTCTAAATTTCAGGGTTTCTAAatgctttttcctgaaaagaaaggGACAGTGACCCTTTCAGAGCTCTTTGAGGAAGTGTGACATTTGGGGggccttttatttcctttgctgaaaAAGTCTGTGACACTGCTGCAGAGTTTGGCATTTGGTGATTAGTTCAACATGGCATTAAATCCTAAAGGAACCAACTTCATGGTTTCCACGTTCTTAGGGCAGGCCCTTCTCTTCTATGCCATTTGGTACACAAAAAGCAGGGGTAAGTATTTTGAGATTATGCAACCTCGATGATGAAAAGGTAAGTTCACCGAAGAACCCATTTATCCTGggttcagctgggatggagttaattatcttcttaggagctagtactgtgctgtgttttggctttgatgtgagactttccagttcctcaggccttgttagtgaaaaggctggagggacacaaggAATTGGtaggggacacagccaggtccGTTGATCCGAACTGGCCagagaggtattccataccatggggcaTCATGCCTGGTATATATACCTGGGGGGTGGCCAGGGCGGGCAGGTCACGCTCAGGACAGTCAGCAAGTAGTGAGCAGTTACACGGTGCACCACgtgttcttttcttccttttgctctggattttattcttttccttcccctcttcattataactgttattgtcatcattgttattattgttctttcattgttattctatttcaattattaaattgctctcacctcaaccctcgagttttacattcctttccagctctactccccatccttctgggtgaggggggcgtgagcgagcggctgcgtggtactaaattaccagctggggttaaaccatgacaccgCTGCACAGCTTTTACTGCCCAACCACCTCCAGAAAAAGGTGACTTGCCCGTATTTTGACAGgctgcctctctctctccttaGAAGGTTTTTTACCATGGCCAAAATTACACAGAAGCATCTGTGACTTTAACCAGAAGCATTAACGGTCTTTCTCTAGGGTCCCTAGGAAATCGTGGGGATGACAGTGCTACATCAAACAAGCTGCCAAATAATTGGGTTATTTCATCCCAGTGGTTTGTTGCTCAGCACGATTcttgccacctttttttttttttatttcacattaaaGGTAAAAGCTCATATAAGCATAAACAAGAAATCACCTCAAATAGTTAGCCAACTGTATGCTGTACAATTCCATACTCTACCTGCCAGAAACTGCTCATATTCAATGACAGGGATGTTCCTGTTGAGGCTTGGGAGATCGAAGAACTCGGACCAAGGGATCCGGACCTGAAGGATGTCAGGGCTCTGCCAGTGATAAAGACGTCCCCAGGGAGGCAAAACTAACACCCAGTTTTCACTTTTCAGCAAGGTCTTTAGAAGGGAAGCAATGCGAACGTAGACATCTCTGCGAAGGTTGAACCCTTCAGGAGGATTTACATCATACAAAAGGTACCTGGGGAGAACAAAGCAATGCAATTACTTTGGGGAGTTCAGAACTTCTAgtggtttgctttttgaatCCCACCACCACATAACTCTATCGGGATGGAAACTGTTCCTCTTTTGTGAGCTTGTGGTACTCAGAAGAGGCGAAGGGATGAAGTaggggaaggcagagcagtGCATGCTGCAGGGGCTAGGGGAGGCACCGCAGTCTCCTTGTGGGACATCATCAAAGTGGCACATGCCATGAGGCTTTCCTGtatggggtgggatgggggggaaaGGAGTGAATTCCTTAGATGTCTTGCTCGCCCTGAGGGTAACATGGTGCACGGTGAGGCACATCACATCACGCAGTGCTGAATACAAAGGCAGGCGGACAggctgaggagggagagaggacCAGGGTGCAGCTGGGGTGCCCCAGCCGCGCTCAGAGCAGGAAAGCCCCCAGACAGCTGCGACAGCATCTTCCAGAAACGACCCAAACGGCACCAGCAGGCAAAGGAGGACCCTTACCTGCCACTGGCCCGCGGCTCAGCACCGCGGCAGGGGACCCACCAGCCCCCTCAGCAGGCGGCAGGTGCCGAccctgcggcggggccggggccgggccggggggcgctgCGCGGCCCCTCCTCACCTGgtgcgcggcgcggcggcggcagcgggcagCGAGGAGGCGGCGTGGCCGGCGCggagggcggcgggcggcggctgggcggcggcgggcggcggcaggACGAGCGCGGCCAGGCCGAGCAGCAGCGGCGtgaggcggcggccggggcctTGCGCCGCCATCCCCGCGCTGCGACACGtccggggcggccccggcggcggcccggcccctcgGTGCGCGGGAGGAAAGCGGCCCCGGTGCGGTTCCCTCAGAAGAGGCCCGCCGTTAGGGGCCGGAGGCTGGCGCCGGTGAGCCGGTTCAGCTCCTCCAGGATCTCCACCTCCTTCCGGTACATCTGCGGGAGGAGGGAAGCCCCGCTGGGTGCCCCGCGGCCGGGCTACCGGCCTCTCCGCCAGCCGCAGCCCTGTGGAGCCGGCGGGTGCCCCGTCACGGGTGGGGGCGTGAGGGACAGGAAAATTCCgcccccccaggctgggcacCGCACGCCCTTCCCGGCGCCCCGCCACCGCCGTACCTGCTGCCACTCGGATTCCGTGTTGTGCTGGTAGCCCAGCAAGTGGCACAGTCCGTGGGCCGCCGTCACCTGCGGAAAGCAGCCGGGCTCTGTAAGGCGTGTAACAGCCCCAGTCCCACGGCTGGCAGCtgcgggcagccccggcaccgcagcccgccccggccccacCGGCGTGCCAGCTCGCCCCGTACCCCACTATCTGCCGCTTTGCCAAAACTTCCAGCAAAGAGCCGGTAACGCAAAACCGCACAGCTCAGGGTAAGCTGTACCACCACCGCCTCCTCGTCCAGCCCAGCCGGGCCAAGGGAGCGGCAGCCGCCCCCTGCCGCGGGGGGACACCCCTCGGCTGCCCTtccccgccccgggccggccGGCCGCCTCACCGCCAGCACGCTGTCGAAGTCCTCCCCGGTGGCGCGGCACTGCTGGTGGATGTACTCCACCCCCAGGAAAATGTCCCCCAAGTTGTATTCGTCGCGGCAGCGCGGCCGCGGCAGCTCCCCCGCCGTGACCCGGTGGAAGGGGAAGGACAGGACGTCGGTGGGCTCCGGGCGCTGCCGGTACGCGCCGTTAAGACGCCGCATCAACCCGTTGCCGGCACAAACCAGCCCCACGTCGAAGCGAGAGGCACCTAAGGCGGCCCGCAGGGCACAGACAGCGCGGCGGAGCGGGACCCGGCGCACCGGCACGGCTCGCTGGGCGTTCCGCAGCACCACGCTCATGATGGCGATGGCGGCGGGAGCCCGCCCCCGCTCCCCGGGCCGCCCGCGCCTGCGCGGCGAGACCCCGCCCGCCGGGGAGAGGCGGCGGCCGCCATGAACGCCGGGGGCCCGTTCCGCGGGCCACCCGCCTTCCCCCCGCCGCTGCGCTTCGGGCAGGCGGCCGTCTTCGGGCAGGGCGGTGCCGCCGCCGGTCTGCCCTTCGCacccgggcccgccgccgccttcGGGCCGCCCTACGGGCTAGGCCAAGCGCCGGCCTtcgcggcggcgggcagcggcggggccccGGCGGGCAACGCGGGCTTCAGCTTCAAGCCGCCCACCAACCTAGGCAGCTTCCCGGGGCCGGGCGAggcgccgggcggcggcggggccttCGCGGCGCCCGAGTTCCGCTTCAAGGCGCCCGAGAGCGCCGCCGCTTTCAAGCCGCTGGCGGGCGGCGAGGGGGAGAagggcccggccgcccccgccgccttCACCTTCTCGCCGCCGTTCGGCTTCGCGCCTGAGACGGGCCCggaggcggcgggcgcggcggcgggcgcggcggcgggggggccctTCTCCTTCTCgcgtcccgccgccgccctggGCCGGCCGGAGGAGAAGGGCCCGCGGTCGCTCTTCGGGGAGGCGGGGGAGCCGGCGCCCAAGGGCCTGAAGCGGAAGGAggagcgggagcgggagcgCTCGCCGCGGCGGGCGCTGctgggcgggcgggcggcgccgccGGAGAAGCGGGCCGTGCTGCTGAGCCGCCCCCGCGGTGGTGCGCTCTTCGGCCGCACGCTGGAGGACATGCTGCGCAGCCAGGGCCGCGGCGGGCACCGCGACCGCGGGGACGCCGTCGAGACCGAGCGGGGCGCGGGCGAGGAGCCGCCGGCGGCCGAGGCCCGGGAGCCCCCGCGGGAAGGTAGGCTGGGGCCGGGCGCggagccccgccgccgcccgccgtCGCCCGCGCTCTGAGGCGGCggtttccctc from Falco biarmicus isolate bFalBia1 chromosome 8, bFalBia1.pri, whole genome shotgun sequence includes:
- the YBEY gene encoding endoribonuclease YbeY isoform X2 produces the protein MSVVLRNAQRAVPVRRVPLRRAVCALRAALGASRFDVGLVCAGNGLMRRLNGAYRQRPEPTDVLSFPFHRVTAGELPRPRCRDEYNLGDIFLGVEYIHQQCRATGEDFDSVLAVPFV
- the POFUT2 gene encoding GDP-fucose protein O-fucosyltransferase 2, yielding MAAQGPGRRLTPLLLGLAALVLPPPAAAQPPPAALRAGHAASSLPAAAAAPRTRYLLYDVNPPEGFNLRRDVYVRIASLLKTLLKSENWVLVLPPWGRLYHWQSPDILQVRIPWSEFFDLPSLNRNIPVIEYEQFLAESGGPFIEQIYVLQGYAEGWKEGTWEEKIDERPCIDQLMYSKDKHEYYRGWFWGYEETRGLNVSCLSVQGSASIVAPILLKNTSAQSVMLDRAENLLHDHYGGKDYWNTRRSMVFAKHLRVVGDEFRKKYLQSTDEADRTHYKEDWTQMKVKMGTALGGPYLGVHLRRKDFIWGHREDVPSLQGAVKKIRSLLDMHKLGKVFVATDAVEEEIELLKKLLPEMVRFEPSWEELELYKDGGLAVIDQWICAHARYFIGTSVSTFSFRIHEEREILGFDPKTTYNRFCGEKEKNCEQPTHWKIVY
- the YBEY gene encoding endoribonuclease YbeY isoform X1 encodes the protein MSVVLRNAQRAVPVRRVPLRRAVCALRAALGASRFDVGLVCAGNGLMRRLNGAYRQRPEPTDVLSFPFHRVTAGELPRPRCRDEYNLGDIFLGVEYIHQQCRATGEDFDSVLAVTAAHGLCHLLGYQHNTESEWQQMYRKEVEILEELNRLTGASLRPLTAGLF